A single genomic interval of Peribacillus sp. FSL H8-0477 harbors:
- a CDS encoding thioredoxin family protein has protein sequence MKHLESVEQFEEMKKEGKYIFLFSAGWCPDCRIIEPLLPEVEEKYPEFTFIYVDRDEFIDICAQNDIYGIPSFLAYNQGKETGRFVSKDRKTKEEIETFIESL, from the coding sequence ATGAAGCATTTAGAATCAGTTGAACAATTTGAGGAAATGAAAAAGGAAGGGAAATATATATTCTTATTTTCCGCTGGCTGGTGTCCTGATTGTCGAATCATTGAGCCGCTTCTTCCAGAGGTTGAAGAGAAATATCCAGAGTTCACGTTTATCTATGTAGACCGTGACGAGTTTATTGATATTTGTGCACAGAATGATATATATGGAATCCCAAGTTTTCTGGCTTATAATCAAGGCAAAGAAACTGGGCGATTTGTCAGTAAGGACCGGAAAACAAAAGAGGAAATCGAAACATTTATTGAATCATTATAA
- the murC gene encoding UDP-N-acetylmuramate--L-alanine ligase: MTVYHFVGIKGSGMSALAQVLHDLGYQVQGSDYEKRFFTQLALEKSGIPILSFTEENIQPDMTVIAGNAFPDTHPEIVRAMELGLPVIRYHRFLGDFMKRYTSVAVTGAHGKTSTTGLLAHVMGGAEPTSYLIGDGTGKGIVDSAYFVFEACEYRRHFLSYSPDYAIMTNIDFDHPDYFANIEDVVDAFQQMALQVNKGIIACGDDEHLQGIQAKVPVIFYGFAEENDFQARNISISEQGTTFDVNVRNTYYETFTIPTFGKHSVLNALAVIALCQYENLDTEAVKEHLATFGGVKRRFSEKIAGSQVIIDDYAHHPTEIKATVDSVRQKYPEREVVAVFQPHTYSRTQAFLDDFAEALNLTDKVYLCEIFGSARENQGKLSIQDLLKKIPGSELITEDNMSVLKQYETGIILFMGAGDIQKFQVAYEQQIELN, from the coding sequence ATGACCGTTTACCATTTTGTTGGTATCAAAGGTTCAGGCATGAGTGCGCTTGCCCAAGTGCTGCATGATCTTGGTTATCAGGTTCAAGGATCCGACTATGAAAAGAGATTCTTTACGCAGCTAGCATTAGAAAAATCAGGTATCCCAATTCTTTCTTTCACAGAAGAAAATATTCAGCCGGACATGACTGTCATCGCTGGAAATGCATTTCCAGATACACATCCCGAAATAGTCCGAGCAATGGAACTAGGGTTGCCAGTTATTAGGTATCACCGTTTCCTTGGTGATTTCATGAAGCGTTATACAAGTGTGGCTGTAACAGGTGCACACGGTAAGACGTCAACCACTGGATTACTCGCCCATGTAATGGGAGGAGCAGAACCAACATCTTATTTAATTGGAGATGGCACTGGAAAAGGAATCGTTGATTCGGCATACTTTGTTTTCGAAGCATGTGAATACCGCAGACATTTCCTTTCATACTCTCCGGATTATGCAATCATGACCAATATTGATTTTGATCATCCAGATTACTTTGCGAATATTGAGGATGTCGTAGATGCATTCCAGCAGATGGCTCTTCAAGTTAACAAAGGAATCATTGCTTGTGGTGATGATGAACATTTACAAGGAATTCAAGCGAAGGTTCCCGTTATTTTTTATGGCTTTGCTGAAGAAAATGATTTCCAAGCAAGAAATATTTCTATTTCCGAACAAGGAACAACGTTTGATGTAAATGTTCGTAATACGTATTATGAAACGTTTACGATTCCGACATTTGGAAAGCATAGTGTTCTTAATGCTCTTGCTGTCATTGCGCTTTGTCAATATGAAAATTTAGATACTGAAGCAGTGAAGGAGCATTTAGCAACATTTGGTGGAGTAAAACGTCGTTTCTCAGAAAAGATAGCAGGATCTCAAGTTATCATTGATGATTACGCGCATCATCCAACTGAAATTAAGGCAACTGTTGATTCAGTAAGACAAAAGTACCCGGAACGTGAAGTGGTAGCTGTCTTCCAACCTCATACTTATTCAAGAACACAAGCGTTCCTTGACGACTTTGCAGAAGCATTAAATCTTACAGACAAGGTTTATCTATGTGAAATCTTTGGTTCAGCACGTGAGAACCAAGGGAAACTTTCGATTCAAGATTTATTAAAGAAAATTCCAGGGTCTGAACTTATAACAGAAGACAATATGTCCGTACTTAAGCAGTACGAAACAGGCATTATTTTGTTTATGGGAGCTGGAGATATTCAGAAATTCCAAGTTGCTTACGAGCAGCAAATTGAACTTAATTAA
- a CDS encoding DUF1444 domain-containing protein — translation MDSKKMVKALQERLDQSKRSFQYDSKQDTLRIVNTDTKKGITVEISKIVANWENVQDKAIDEVVYYVEEALKVMGEQHSLQGKEKQIFPVVRSTSFPDESESGNKFLFDDHTAETRIYYALDLGKTYRLIDHTMLEQEDWDADRIREIARFNVRSLPTPVKADTVAGNTFYFLNTNDGYDASRIVNEAWLKEMKASMKGTMAVAIPHQDVIIICDIENETGYDILAQMAMSFFTSGHVPITALSFLYEDGELEPVFILGKNKKR, via the coding sequence ATGGATAGCAAGAAAATGGTCAAGGCGTTACAAGAGCGGTTAGACCAGAGCAAACGCAGTTTTCAATATGATAGTAAGCAGGATACCTTGCGGATTGTAAATACAGATACAAAAAAAGGAATTACAGTAGAAATTTCAAAAATTGTGGCTAATTGGGAAAACGTTCAAGATAAAGCCATTGACGAAGTGGTTTATTATGTAGAAGAAGCCTTAAAAGTAATGGGAGAACAACATTCACTTCAGGGAAAAGAGAAACAAATCTTCCCCGTTGTCCGTTCAACATCATTTCCTGATGAATCGGAAAGTGGGAACAAGTTTTTATTTGATGACCATACAGCAGAAACGCGGATTTACTATGCTCTAGACTTAGGAAAGACGTATCGTTTAATCGATCATACCATGCTTGAACAGGAAGATTGGGATGCGGATCGAATCCGAGAAATAGCTCGTTTTAATGTCCGTTCCTTACCAACCCCTGTGAAGGCAGATACTGTGGCAGGGAATACATTCTATTTTCTCAATACGAATGATGGTTACGATGCAAGTAGGATTGTTAATGAAGCGTGGTTAAAAGAAATGAAGGCCTCTATGAAAGGAACGATGGCAGTAGCCATTCCTCATCAGGACGTTATTATCATTTGTGACATCGAAAATGAAACGGGGTACGATATTCTCGCGCAAATGGCTATGAGTTTTTTCACTAGTGGTCATGTACCAATAACCGCCTTATCGTTTCTTTATGAAGACGGGGAGCTTGAACCTGTTTTTATTCTTGGGAAAAACAAAAAGCGTTAA
- a CDS encoding DUF3995 domain-containing protein, which yields MIKILIGITSLIFILIGILHVFWAFGGSWGVNTALPTKDDSKLPVLRPRMLGTLFIGLLCFFASVLLLVQIDLFAVIKSSHLSKWLCIAGGIVFLLRAIGEGKYVGFFKKIKHTRFAKQDTAFYSPLCVWLSFIFLLASFI from the coding sequence TTGATAAAGATTTTAATAGGAATAACGTCTCTCATATTTATACTTATTGGTATCTTACACGTTTTTTGGGCATTTGGTGGAAGTTGGGGAGTAAATACGGCTCTTCCAACTAAAGATGACAGTAAATTACCAGTTTTACGACCAAGAATGTTAGGTACACTTTTTATCGGATTACTATGCTTTTTTGCATCTGTACTTCTATTAGTTCAAATAGATTTGTTCGCAGTCATAAAATCCTCCCATCTTTCAAAATGGCTTTGTATAGCTGGAGGAATTGTTTTCTTGTTACGTGCTATTGGTGAAGGAAAATATGTAGGTTTTTTCAAGAAAATCAAACATACTAGATTTGCAAAACAAGATACCGCCTTCTATTCACCTCTTTGTGTATGGCTTAGTTTCATTTTTTTGCTAGCATCATTTATATGA
- the lepB gene encoding signal peptidase I has protein sequence MGKNCTIFFLIFFLAGCAKVTTSENEIHDAATPKVLPLVEELEDGLETYHYLLDTMERGNHELFDKDLIIDFKTEDVTIERGNVVVTRNQEVDLLVTRVIGLPGERVKIEKGQIYINDKKLSAFYGKAHRLGMNKNDYFSFVDKNKKYMKQTNLEEIFDLEMESMTLNNNEYFLIGDDWFRSVHQKANIGEIIGIVTGIQE, from the coding sequence TTGGGAAAGAATTGTACGATTTTTTTCTTAATTTTCTTTTTAGCAGGATGCGCTAAGGTAACAACTTCAGAAAATGAAATTCATGATGCAGCTACCCCGAAAGTTTTACCACTCGTCGAAGAACTGGAAGATGGATTAGAAACCTATCATTATTTATTAGATACTATGGAAAGAGGAAATCACGAATTATTTGATAAGGATTTAATTATCGATTTTAAAACTGAGGATGTAACAATTGAACGAGGCAACGTTGTAGTAACAAGAAATCAAGAAGTAGATTTACTTGTCACTCGTGTGATTGGTCTTCCTGGAGAACGTGTAAAAATTGAAAAAGGTCAAATATATATTAATGATAAAAAACTTAGTGCCTTTTATGGAAAGGCACATCGATTAGGAATGAATAAAAATGATTACTTTTCTTTTGTAGATAAAAATAAAAAGTATATGAAACAAACTAATTTGGAGGAAATATTTGATTTAGAAATGGAGAGCATGACCTTAAATAACAATGAATATTTCTTAATTGGGGACGATTGGTTTAGAAGTGTCCATCAAAAAGCAAACATAGGTGAGATAATCGGAATAGTCACAGGGATACAAGAATAA
- a CDS encoding DUF84 family protein, which translates to MKIAVGSSNPAKVEAVRTIFNKDELVTLNVDSGVSEQPFSDEETIEGAVNRAKNCLNESDAELSIGLEGGVVDTKHGMFVCNWGALVTRKNEVFIAGGARVLLPESIAKRLRAGEELGPVMDDFTQSHNIRIKEGAIGIFTNNRVTRAEMFLHIVRMLAGQYEYKERNV; encoded by the coding sequence ATGAAAATAGCAGTGGGAAGTTCTAACCCTGCAAAGGTAGAAGCTGTACGGACTATTTTTAACAAAGATGAATTAGTGACCCTGAACGTTGATTCTGGGGTATCTGAACAGCCTTTCTCAGATGAAGAGACAATAGAGGGTGCTGTTAACCGAGCTAAAAATTGTTTGAATGAAAGTGATGCTGAACTTTCCATCGGCCTTGAAGGAGGCGTCGTGGATACAAAGCATGGCATGTTTGTCTGTAACTGGGGTGCATTAGTGACAAGGAAGAATGAAGTGTTCATTGCTGGCGGGGCACGAGTCCTGCTTCCTGAAAGTATCGCAAAGCGACTGCGAGCTGGAGAAGAGTTGGGACCTGTAATGGATGATTTTACCCAAAGTCATAATATTCGAATAAAAGAAGGGGCAATAGGGATATTTACGAATAACCGGGTCACGCGGGCAGAGATGTTCTTGCATATTGTTCGGATGCTTGCTGGGCAGTATGAATATAAGGAACGAAACGTATAA
- a CDS encoding DNA translocase FtsK, whose amino-acid sequence MKWLNTFKKWFQTEEEIIEIEEIIIDEPLEPKELVDLDFSKHKSAQNWRLEQEKEKKKKEQHLLQAHNTSRDPDTKILFQYPKGQFKFPVIPDHAEKESRPRRVRTKEPVKPGKTERRATGKKSHTEKPAAKINTKKEEVTNKIMPSKKPFRPTEIPSAVYGFQRPSKIVSHTEEIIEYELKTVKSAIPLTESLPLDIPAVYRKEDSLIDLESSTDPNEQEKKELIERLELSESAGAEVAAGILEPAYYQETGNKPEPIEVVLKEEAVEEMEPESFGIEERVIQTEESAEIETPQVEEDLTKTVKKHIPFNVMMLKKDKEKITSFVPKAQKKSLLTEETVKPQEKVETNQTTYIVSEEEVASGVEEVSSIDAINTTSTDIDVEAEHEVTETAGIAENVQEEITAIPTMVSLNDVNQSDQQPESSTIIQTEVQLETENPYYVFPSGDLLTPAAPPENDQIWVEEQKAILDGTLKNFNVRARVVNVTQGPAVTRFEVQPEPGVKVNKVTNLMDDIKLSLAAEDLRMEAPIPGKHTIGIEIPNRKSKPVFLREVLESDPFTSNDSPLTVALGLDISGQPVVTDLKKMPHGLIAGATGSGKSVCINSMLVSLLYKATPQELKLLLIDPKMVELAPYNRIPHLVSPVITDVKAATAALKWAVDEMERRYELFVHAGARDIGRYNQNAEAAGQYANKLPYILIIIDELADLMMVSPADVEEAICRIAQKARACGIHLIVATQRPSVDVITGLIKANIPTRIAFSVSSQVDSRTIIDSGGAEKLLGKGDMLFAENGSSKTVRLQGTFVNDDEIDAVVQHVRNEQQPNYLFEQEDLLNKVQATEDSDDLFFEACEFAIAQSAASASSLQRRFHVGYNRAARLIEMMERQGIVSESRGSKPRDVLITEEELEFLQDKSLVK is encoded by the coding sequence ATGAAATGGTTAAATACGTTTAAAAAATGGTTTCAAACGGAAGAGGAAATTATTGAAATTGAAGAGATTATTATAGATGAGCCACTTGAACCAAAAGAATTAGTAGATTTAGATTTTTCAAAGCATAAATCAGCACAGAATTGGCGTTTAGAGCAAGAGAAGGAAAAGAAAAAGAAGGAACAGCATTTATTACAAGCACATAACACGTCTAGAGATCCAGACACCAAAATCTTATTTCAATATCCTAAGGGACAATTTAAATTCCCTGTTATTCCTGATCATGCAGAGAAAGAATCGAGACCAAGACGTGTACGAACGAAAGAACCTGTAAAACCAGGTAAAACAGAACGGCGTGCTACTGGTAAGAAGAGTCATACCGAAAAGCCAGCCGCCAAAATTAATACAAAAAAAGAAGAAGTAACAAATAAAATAATGCCATCGAAAAAACCTTTTCGTCCAACGGAAATTCCTTCGGCTGTTTATGGTTTTCAACGGCCGAGTAAGATTGTCAGTCACACAGAAGAAATCATTGAATATGAATTAAAAACTGTTAAATCGGCTATTCCATTAACGGAGTCACTGCCGCTGGATATACCAGCGGTCTATCGTAAGGAAGATAGTTTAATAGACCTTGAATCCAGCACCGACCCTAACGAGCAGGAAAAGAAAGAACTGATTGAACGCTTAGAATTAAGTGAAAGTGCCGGTGCAGAAGTAGCGGCAGGTATTTTAGAGCCCGCTTATTATCAAGAAACGGGTAACAAACCTGAACCAATTGAGGTTGTACTAAAAGAAGAAGCCGTCGAAGAAATGGAGCCGGAATCTTTTGGAATAGAAGAACGTGTGATACAAACAGAAGAATCAGCTGAAATTGAGACACCTCAAGTTGAGGAGGATTTGACTAAAACAGTAAAAAAACATATCCCATTTAATGTGATGATGTTAAAAAAGGATAAAGAAAAAATCACATCTTTTGTACCAAAGGCTCAAAAAAAAAGTCTTCTAACGGAAGAAACGGTTAAACCACAGGAAAAAGTAGAGACTAACCAGACTACTTATATTGTATCTGAGGAAGAAGTGGCAAGCGGCGTTGAGGAAGTATCGTCTATAGATGCAATTAATACGACAAGTACGGATATAGATGTAGAAGCTGAACATGAAGTTACGGAAACAGCTGGAATTGCAGAGAATGTTCAAGAAGAAATAACAGCGATTCCTACGATGGTGAGTCTCAATGATGTAAACCAAAGTGATCAACAGCCTGAATCGTCTACGATCATTCAAACAGAGGTACAGCTGGAAACGGAAAATCCCTACTATGTTTTCCCAAGTGGTGATTTATTAACACCCGCAGCTCCTCCAGAAAATGATCAAATATGGGTCGAGGAGCAGAAAGCTATTCTAGATGGTACGCTAAAGAATTTTAATGTGCGTGCCCGAGTGGTAAATGTTACACAGGGACCAGCTGTTACACGCTTTGAGGTACAGCCAGAGCCTGGGGTTAAAGTCAATAAGGTCACTAATTTAATGGACGATATCAAGCTTAGTCTTGCAGCAGAAGATTTGAGAATGGAAGCTCCTATTCCCGGGAAACATACGATTGGTATAGAAATCCCAAATCGAAAGAGTAAACCAGTGTTTTTACGTGAAGTGCTGGAAAGTGATCCATTTACATCCAATGACTCACCGTTAACAGTTGCTTTAGGCCTAGATATTTCTGGTCAGCCGGTGGTTACCGACTTGAAAAAGATGCCTCATGGTCTTATTGCGGGTGCAACGGGATCAGGGAAGAGTGTTTGTATCAATTCAATGCTCGTGAGCCTATTATATAAAGCAACTCCACAGGAACTTAAATTATTGCTGATTGACCCTAAAATGGTGGAACTGGCGCCATATAACCGGATTCCTCATCTGGTCAGTCCTGTTATTACAGATGTAAAGGCTGCAACAGCTGCGCTTAAATGGGCTGTTGATGAAATGGAACGCCGGTATGAATTATTTGTTCACGCTGGTGCTCGTGATATTGGCCGCTATAACCAGAATGCTGAAGCTGCCGGCCAATATGCAAATAAACTACCTTATATCTTAATCATAATTGATGAATTAGCTGATTTAATGATGGTTTCACCAGCTGATGTAGAGGAAGCCATTTGCCGGATAGCCCAAAAGGCCAGGGCATGCGGAATTCATTTGATTGTGGCCACACAGCGTCCTTCTGTGGATGTCATCACCGGTTTGATAAAGGCTAATATACCAACTAGAATTGCTTTTTCGGTCTCATCTCAGGTGGATTCTCGGACAATTATTGACAGTGGTGGAGCTGAGAAACTCTTAGGCAAAGGGGATATGCTTTTTGCTGAGAATGGTTCATCAAAAACGGTACGCCTTCAAGGAACATTTGTGAATGATGATGAAATTGATGCGGTTGTACAGCATGTTAGAAATGAGCAGCAGCCAAATTATTTATTTGAACAAGAAGATTTACTCAACAAAGTTCAGGCTACAGAGGATAGTGATGATTTATTCTTTGAAGCATGCGAATTTGCCATTGCTCAAAGTGCAGCCTCTGCTTCAAGTCTGCAAAGACGATTCCATGTCGGCTATAATCGGGCAGCCCGGTTAATTGAGATGATGGAGCGTCAAGGAATCGTTTCGGAATCTAGAGGAAGCAAGCCCAGAGATGTATTAATTACAGAAGAAGAATTAGAATTCCTTCAGGACAAGAGTCTTGTGAAATAA
- a CDS encoding aminopeptidase, whose protein sequence is MKDPRITLLAKNLINYSVNLQKGEKVLIENFGIQTELVTALVQEAYAAGGFPFVSLKDHQVDRALLMGAKEEQYEMMANYEAKVMKEMDAYIGLRAGNNISEQADVPSDKMAIHGRTIGKKVHRDIRVPKTKWVVLRYPTQSMAQLAKMSTEAFEDFYFDVCNLDYGKMSGAMDSLVELMDKTDKVRITGPGTDLSFSIKGIKAIKCAGEMNIPDGEVYTAPVRDSINGVISYNTPSPYQGFTFENVKLTFKEGKIIDAKANDTERITKIFDTDEGARYVGEFAIGVNPFIQTPMQDILFDEKIDGSFHFTPGQCYEEASNGNHSDIHWDLVNIQRPEYGGGEIYFDDVLIRKDGIFVIPELEKLNPENLK, encoded by the coding sequence ATGAAAGACCCTAGAATTACATTATTAGCCAAAAATTTAATAAATTATTCAGTTAATCTTCAAAAAGGTGAAAAAGTTTTAATTGAGAATTTTGGAATACAAACCGAATTAGTTACAGCCCTCGTTCAAGAAGCGTATGCTGCCGGCGGATTCCCTTTCGTATCTTTAAAAGACCATCAAGTAGACCGTGCCCTCCTTATGGGTGCTAAAGAAGAACAATATGAAATGATGGCTAACTATGAAGCTAAAGTCATGAAAGAAATGGATGCTTATATTGGCCTTCGTGCAGGAAACAATATCAGTGAACAAGCCGATGTCCCATCCGATAAAATGGCTATTCACGGCCGCACAATCGGAAAAAAGGTACATCGCGATATTCGTGTCCCGAAAACCAAATGGGTTGTTCTCCGCTACCCAACTCAATCAATGGCTCAACTTGCCAAAATGAGTACTGAGGCCTTTGAAGACTTCTACTTTGATGTATGCAATCTAGATTATGGGAAAATGAGTGGAGCCATGGACAGCTTGGTTGAGCTAATGGATAAAACAGATAAAGTCAGAATCACAGGACCTGGAACTGATTTATCCTTCTCTATCAAAGGTATCAAAGCAATCAAATGTGCTGGAGAAATGAACATTCCAGACGGTGAAGTCTATACAGCACCAGTAAGGGATTCCATTAATGGCGTTATTTCATATAACACCCCATCCCCTTATCAAGGTTTCACATTTGAAAATGTAAAACTCACATTCAAAGAAGGAAAAATCATTGATGCAAAAGCAAACGATACAGAACGCATCACAAAAATATTTGATACTGATGAAGGCGCACGTTATGTTGGAGAATTTGCAATTGGAGTCAACCCCTTCATCCAAACTCCTATGCAGGATATCTTATTTGACGAAAAGATTGATGGAAGCTTCCACTTTACACCGGGACAATGCTATGAAGAAGCTTCAAATGGCAACCATTCCGATATTCACTGGGATCTAGTCAATATACAACGACCTGAATACGGCGGCGGCGAAATCTATTTTGATGATGTACTCATCCGCAAAGACGGAATTTTTGTCATTCCAGAATTAGAAAAACTGAATCCAGAAAATTTAAAGTAA
- a CDS encoding methyl-accepting chemotaxis protein codes for MKTIRAKISIILYMTLAGVIALIAFNLYSSTMQKNVRNEEVILNTAVSQIKDVKYDMATTRKFERQYLRNPQKTGAKLVENNISDVQKQTAELKKEYSDYPEIAANFEKIEKSVIDYTTNFKKLAALYVEMGYSLNEGLNNEINQSGSNVSQLLNQAGNQSLIDEFFILRLLENQYLLTKEQEPYSDYSNRLSTFLTLLEDSSLTGSQKEKIVKEMDTYQKVLSSIVSAYLKTTSMNLSFDKLGKSVEAAAVDLEKMASQEQEVLNQTQQKKIQQLTYSLIGISLLIIIILFLVGTFLLKTINSSITALKSGAEKIGSGDLTHRVSMKHKDEMVAVADTFNIMADRVKESLLEVRNSAEKLSSSSQHLAAISEETSAQSIQVNIAVKQVAVGASQQTSELEESNGIMKNVSNSILGTEILSKEIQAEAQQTVIEGQEGLKTVESLHNTSEQFLELATHLTRQVQSASEKSHAIASIVGTIQEIAENTDLLALNAAIESARAGDAGRGFSVVAKEVRKLAERSKFEAQTIQNLVQSMNDQMEKLMIEAKKFNEYKNVQSTSVIVTKNAFENIVNHVNRISSKISNVQLSVKEVQDYNNVLAHKLGEIYSISEQSAGSSQEVSASSESQLLAINQVSEAASELSYIAGDLQNVVSQFELEKTEITFEQPAVSK; via the coding sequence ATGAAAACAATACGAGCAAAGATTAGTATTATTCTTTATATGACCTTAGCAGGGGTCATAGCATTAATTGCTTTTAATCTATATTCATCCACTATGCAAAAGAATGTACGCAATGAAGAGGTAATTTTAAATACTGCTGTCTCTCAGATAAAAGACGTTAAATACGACATGGCCACAACTCGTAAATTTGAGCGTCAATATTTAAGAAATCCACAAAAAACCGGTGCAAAGTTGGTAGAAAATAATATTAGCGATGTACAAAAACAAACAGCTGAATTAAAGAAAGAATACAGTGACTATCCTGAAATAGCTGCTAACTTTGAAAAAATTGAAAAGAGTGTAATCGATTATACAACGAATTTCAAGAAGCTTGCTGCTTTGTATGTTGAAATGGGTTACTCCCTTAATGAAGGTCTAAATAATGAAATAAACCAATCAGGCAGTAACGTGTCACAATTATTAAATCAAGCAGGTAATCAATCTCTGATTGACGAATTCTTCATACTGAGGCTCCTAGAGAATCAGTATCTACTTACGAAAGAACAAGAACCGTATAGTGACTACAGCAATCGTTTATCTACTTTCCTTACACTTTTGGAAGATTCGTCTCTAACCGGATCACAAAAAGAAAAAATAGTTAAAGAAATGGATACCTATCAAAAAGTCCTAAGTTCAATTGTTTCAGCGTACTTAAAGACAACCAGTATGAATCTCTCTTTCGATAAGCTTGGTAAATCTGTCGAGGCAGCCGCTGTCGATCTAGAAAAAATGGCCAGCCAAGAACAGGAAGTCTTAAATCAAACACAGCAAAAGAAAATTCAACAACTAACCTATTCATTAATTGGGATTAGTCTATTGATTATTATTATTTTATTTTTAGTAGGAACGTTTCTCTTAAAAACGATTAATTCATCGATTACCGCCTTAAAATCAGGTGCTGAAAAAATCGGCAGCGGTGACTTGACGCACCGTGTTTCTATGAAGCACAAAGATGAGATGGTCGCTGTAGCTGACACCTTTAATATCATGGCTGATCGAGTAAAAGAATCATTACTTGAGGTCCGTAATTCGGCTGAAAAGTTAAGCTCATCCTCTCAACATCTTGCAGCCATTTCTGAAGAAACATCTGCTCAATCTATCCAAGTTAATATAGCTGTCAAACAAGTGGCAGTGGGGGCTAGTCAACAGACATCTGAACTTGAAGAAAGCAACGGTATTATGAAGAATGTATCTAATTCTATCCTCGGTACGGAAATACTTAGCAAAGAAATACAAGCTGAAGCACAACAAACCGTAATTGAGGGGCAAGAAGGATTAAAAACCGTAGAAAGTCTTCATAATACATCAGAACAATTTCTCGAATTAGCGACGCATTTGACCCGACAAGTTCAAAGCGCATCTGAAAAGTCACATGCAATTGCAAGTATTGTTGGAACGATTCAAGAAATTGCTGAGAATACAGATTTACTCGCGTTAAATGCAGCGATTGAATCAGCTAGAGCGGGTGACGCAGGTCGAGGGTTTAGTGTCGTTGCAAAGGAAGTTCGAAAGCTGGCTGAGCGGTCAAAATTTGAAGCACAGACCATACAAAATCTAGTCCAATCTATGAATGATCAAATGGAAAAATTAATGATTGAAGCAAAGAAATTCAATGAATATAAAAATGTACAGAGTACTTCCGTAATCGTGACAAAAAATGCTTTTGAAAACATTGTTAATCATGTCAACCGAATCAGTTCCAAAATTTCAAATGTGCAGCTTTCTGTCAAAGAAGTTCAAGATTACAATAATGTCCTTGCGCATAAGCTTGGTGAAATCTATTCCATTTCTGAACAATCCGCAGGTTCATCACAAGAAGTAAGTGCATCAAGTGAGAGTCAGCTCCTTGCCATTAACCAGGTCAGCGAAGCTGCATCTGAGTTAAGTTATATTGCAGGGGACCTACAAAATGTTGTTTCTCAATTCGAGCTTGAAAAGACAGAGATAACGTTTGAACAACCAGCTGTATCTAAATAA